The following proteins come from a genomic window of Larimichthys crocea isolate SSNF chromosome III, L_crocea_2.0, whole genome shotgun sequence:
- the rfk gene encoding riboflavin kinase isoform X1, translated as MKSLPYFCRGEVIRGFGRGSKELGIPTANFPDSVVDNLPADIGTGIYYGWACVGNGDVYKMVMSIGWNPYYKNTKKSMETHVIHTFKEDFYGEILSVVMVGYIRPERSYDSLVEALITAISNDIEEAKAKLELPEHLKLRKDNFFTSVPSSSSAAPSTAASTSQTIMNGH; from the exons ATGAAGAGCCTCCCGTACTTCTGCCGGGGAGAGGTCATTCGGGGCTTCGGGAGAGGCAGCAAAGAGCTGGGGATCCCCACAG CTAACTTCCCTGACTCGGTGGTGGACAATCTTCCAGCAGATATCGGCACAGGGATCTACTATGGCTGGGCCTGTGTCGGTAATGGTGACGTGTACAAAATGGTGATGAGCATCGGGTGGAACCCATACTACAAAAATACCAAGAAATCCATG GAGACCCAtgtcattcacacattcaaagAGGACTTTTATGGGGAGATCCTCAGCGTCGTCATGGTGGGCTACATCCGTCCGGAGAGAAGCTACGACTCACTTG TAGAAGCCCTCATTACAGCCATCAGCAATGACATTGAAGAGGCTAAGGCCAAGCTGGAGCTCCCAGAGCATCTCAAACTGAGAAAGGACAACTTCTTCACGAGCGTTCCCAGCTCCTCATCAGCCGCGCCCTCCACTGCCGCATCTACGTCCCAGACTATTATGAATGGCCACTGA
- the rfk gene encoding riboflavin kinase isoform X2 has protein sequence MKSLPYFCRGEVIRGFGRGSKELGIPTANFPDSVVDNLPADIGTGIYYGWACVGNGDVYKMVMSIGWNPYYKNTKKSMETHVIHTFKEDFYGEILSVVMVGYIRPERSYDSLEALITAISNDIEEAKAKLELPEHLKLRKDNFFTSVPSSSSAAPSTAASTSQTIMNGH, from the exons ATGAAGAGCCTCCCGTACTTCTGCCGGGGAGAGGTCATTCGGGGCTTCGGGAGAGGCAGCAAAGAGCTGGGGATCCCCACAG CTAACTTCCCTGACTCGGTGGTGGACAATCTTCCAGCAGATATCGGCACAGGGATCTACTATGGCTGGGCCTGTGTCGGTAATGGTGACGTGTACAAAATGGTGATGAGCATCGGGTGGAACCCATACTACAAAAATACCAAGAAATCCATG GAGACCCAtgtcattcacacattcaaagAGGACTTTTATGGGGAGATCCTCAGCGTCGTCATGGTGGGCTACATCCGTCCGGAGAGAAGCTACGACTCACTTG AAGCCCTCATTACAGCCATCAGCAATGACATTGAAGAGGCTAAGGCCAAGCTGGAGCTCCCAGAGCATCTCAAACTGAGAAAGGACAACTTCTTCACGAGCGTTCCCAGCTCCTCATCAGCCGCGCCCTCCACTGCCGCATCTACGTCCCAGACTATTATGAATGGCCACTGA